A stretch of Oryza brachyantha chromosome 4, ObraRS2, whole genome shotgun sequence DNA encodes these proteins:
- the LOC102712352 gene encoding phytosulfokine receptor 1-like, with protein sequence MRGYYCLFHLLVVSVVLHFHGGHSQSQTCDPADLAVLLAFSDGLDSEGAGLVGWGPNGNASCCSWTGVSCDLGRVVGLDLSNRSLSRYSLRGGAVAQLGRLASLRHLNLSGNGLTGAFPASGGGFPAIEAVNISSNGFTGPHPAFPGAPNLSILDITNNAFSGGINVTALCSSPVKILRFSANAFSGDFPAGFGQCKLLNDLFLDGNGLTGSLPKDLYTMPELKRLSLQENKLSGSLDEDLGNLSVLNQIDLSYNMFKGNIPDVFGKLRSLEFLNLATNKLNGTLPSSLSSCSMLRMVSLRNNSLSGEINIDCRLLPRLNTFDAGTNKLSGAIPPRLASCTELRTLNLARNKLQGGLPESFKNLRSLSYLSLTGNGFTNLSSALQVLQHLPNLTSLVLTNNFRGGETMPMDGIEGFKTLQVLVLANCALLGTIPPWLQHLNSLNVLDISWNNLNGKIPPWLGNLDNLFYIDLSNNSFSGELPESFTQMKSLISSNSSSGQASTGDLPLFVKKNSTSTGKGLQYNQVASFPSSLILSNNLLVGPILPAFGRLVKLHVLDLGFNNFSGPIPDELSNMSSLEILDLAHNNLSGRIPQSLTKLNFLSKFDVSFNNLSGDVPAGGQFSTFTSEDFAGNPALNYRNSSGTNKTPDPEAPHRKKNKATLVALGLGSAVGVIFVLCIASVIISRIIHSRMQEHNPKAVANADDCSESPNSSLVLLFQNNKDLSIEDILKSTNNFDQAYIVGCGGFGLVYKSTLPDGRRVAIKRLSGDYSQIEREFQAEVETLSRAQHDNLVLLEGYCKIGNDRLLIYSYMENGSLDYWLHENADGGALLDWQKRLRIAQGSARGLAYLHLSCEPHILHRDIKSSNILLDENFEAHLADFGLARLICAYETHVTTDVVGTLGYIPPEYGQSPVATYKGDVYSFGIVLLELLTGRRPVDMCRPKGSRDVVSWVLQMKKEDRETEVFDPSIHDKENESQLIRILEIALLCVIAAPKSRPTSQQLVEWLDHIAEG encoded by the coding sequence ATGAGAGGCTACTACTGCTTGTTCCACTTGCTGGTGGTGTCCGTCGTGCTCCACTTCCATGGCGGTCACTCCCAGAGCCAGACGTGCGACCCCGCCGACCTGGCGGTGCTTCTGGCCTTCTCCGATGGCTTGGACAGCGAGGGCGCCGGGCTGGTCGGATGGGGTCCCAACGGCAACGCCTCCTGCTGCTCGTGGACAGGAGTTTCCTGCGATCTCGGGAGGGTGGTGGGGTTGGATCTCTCCAACCGGAGTCTCTCCCGGTACTCGCTTcgcggcggggcggtggcGCAGCTCGGCCGGCTGGCCAGCCTGCGGCACCTCAACCTCAGCGGGAACGGCCTCACCGGCGCGTtcccggcgagcggcggcggcttcccgGCGATCGAGGCGGTGAACATCTCCTCCAACGGATTCACTGGGCCACACCCTGCGTTCCCCGGTGCGCCGAACCTGTCGATTCTTGATATCACCAACAACGCCTTCTCCGGTGGCATCAACGTCACTGCGCTCTGCTCTTCGCCGGTCAAGATCCTGCGGTTCTCGGCGAATGCGTTCTCTGGTGATTTCCCGGCCGGCTTTGGCCAGTGCAAGCTGCTCAACGACCTTTTCCTTGACGGCAATGGTCTTACCGGGAGCCTTCCCAAGGACCTGTACACGATGCCGGAGTTGAAGAGGCTAAGCTTGCAGGAAAATAAGCTCTCCGGCAGCCTCGACGAGGACCTCGGTAACCTCTCTGTGCTCAATCAGATTGACTTGTCATATAACATGTTCAAAGGCAACATCCCTGATGTGTTTGGGAAATTGAGAAGCTTGGAGTTCTTGAACTTGGCCACCAACAAATTGAACGGCACATTGCCTTCATCTCTATCAAGTTGCTCAATGCTTAGAATGGTCAGCCTAAGAAACAATTCGCTGTCCGGTGAGATTAACATTGACTGCCGCTTGCTGCCAAGACTGAACACTTTTGATGCTGGGACCAACAAGCTGAGTGGTGCTATACCGCCTCGCCTGGCCTCATGCACTGAATTGAGGACGCTGAACCTTGCAAGGAACAAGCTTCAGGGCGGGCTACCAGAGAGCTTCAAGAATTTGAGATCACTATCATACCTTTCTCTTACAGGGAATGGTTTTACCAACTTGTCATCAGCATTGCAAGTCTTGCAGCATTTGCCCAACCTGACGAGCTTGGTGCTAACCAATAACTTTCGTGGCGGTGAGACAATGCCAATGGATGGCATTGAAGGGTTCAAGACTTTGCAGGTGCTTGTCCTGGCAAATTGTGCACTCTTGGGCACGATTCCACCTTGGTTGCAGCACCTGAATAGCCTCAATGTGCTGGATATTTCGTGGAACAATTTGAATGGGAAGATCCCGCCATGGTTAGGCAACTTGGACAATCTTTTCTACATCGATCTGTCAAACAACTCTTTCAGTGGGGAGCTTCCTGAAAGCTTTACACAAATGAAGAGTTTAATTTCAAGTAATAGCTCAAGTGGGCAGGCATCAACAGGAGACCTCCCATTATTTGTCAAGAAGAATTCGACTTCGACTGGCAAAGGCTTGCAGTACAACCAAGTTGCTAGCTTCCCATCATCACTGATCCTCTCAAATAACCTTCTTGTTGGGCCAATATTGCCGGCCTTTGGCCGTCTTGTGAAGCTTCATGTGCTGGACTTGGGCTTTAACAACTTTTCTGGGCCAATTCCTGATGAGTTATCAAATATGTCGAGCTTGGAAATATTGGATTTGGCCCACAATAATCTCAGTGGGAGAATACCACAATCTCTAACGAAGTTGAACTTTCTCTCTAAGTTTGATGTTTCATTCAACAATTTGTCTGGGGATGTCCCGGCAGGAGGTCAATTCTCCACGTTCACTAGTGAGGATTTTGCAGGTAATCCTGCACTAAATTATCGGAATTCCTCCGGCACAAATAAGACTCCTGATCCAGAAGCACCACATCGTAAGAAGAACAAAGCAACCCTTGTTGCCCTTGGACTTGGTTCTGCTGTGGGGGTTATTTTCGTCTTGTGTATTGCTTCTGTGATTATATCAAGGATTATTCATTCAAGAATGCAGGAGCATAATCCAAAGGCAGTTGCAAATGCTGATGACTGCTCAGAGTCTCCCAACTCAAGTTTGGTGCTGCTTTTTCAGAACAACAAGGATCTTAGCATTGAAGATATATTAAAGTCAACCAACAACTTTGATCAAGCCTATATAGTTGGTTGTGGTGGTTTTGGACTTGTTTACAAGTCAACGCTACCAGATGGGAGGAGAGTTGCAATCAAGCGGCTTTCAGGTGATTACTCTCAGATTGAGCGGGAGTTTCAAGCCGAGGTGGAAACACTATCACGGGCCCAGCATGACAACCTTGTTCTGCTGGAAGGCTATTGCAAGATAGGCAATGACAGGCTACTGATCTATTCATACATGGAGAATGGCAGCTTGGATTACTGGCTTCATGAGAACGCTGATGGTGGTGCCCTACTGGATTGGCAGAAGAGGCTACGGATTGCACAGGGTTCAGCAAGAGGGCTGGCATACTTGCACTTGTCATGTGAGCCCCATATATTGCATCGAGATATCAAGTCAAGCAATATTCTCTTGGATGAGAACTTTGAAGCTCATTTGGCTGATTTTGGGTTGGCAAGGCTCATCTGCGCATATGAGACGCATGTCACAACAGATGTAGTTGGAACCTTGGGCTACATTCCACCTGAATATGGACAGTCACCTGTGGCTACTTACAAGGGTGATGTGTACAGCTTTGGTattgttctgctggagctgcTCACTGGGCGGAGACCTGTGGACATGTGCAGACCAAAAGGGAGCAGAGATGTTGTGTCCTGGGTGCTTCAGATGAAGAAGGAAGACAGGGAAACTGAAGTATTTGATCCAAGCATACATGACAAGGAGAATGAAAGCCAGTTGATCAGAATCCTGGAGATAGCATTGCTTTGTGTGATTGCTGCCCCGAAGTCGAGACCAACATCACAGCAGTTGGTTGAATGGCTTGACCACATTGCAGAAGGTTGA
- the LOC102712628 gene encoding uncharacterized protein LOC102712628 isoform X1 — MASPQESSSLCLKRKLVDDCLSKDCKSRRVKTEDGPSSDSSAKRCKCCCTRPNLASDCVNYLKSGVPSRVMFYKQGSWHNFPEQIMKSLIEEFRGNKSSVVAVMEEEPVLVDFLSMTMVNLKSRKQRSVAWFDDTGKCFYPSLFFDEEADEAAKEGGDFEGATQGIMLDKVANSPPEVVKQVVLESSPPVPQKPSTADILRKKIASVERGSEGFLFAQDLFLSGMGPFATLNNILHIHRYSPNDITAQCRLQAFEKQMMSTKEERGDANVRYGWLGSRKNDIVRILINGFGSNGKPAEKAGLSAGVYLSPEDRAFSSVGLCDVDEKGVQYMLLCRLILGNMEAVMPGSQDSFPSSEIYDSGVDDCSNPKCYVMWPSHLSTHIRLEYLVSFRLSSKVRNYLLGLKGLWFHPSPKEVAVDISTLVPIMSETAEGPTSPWISFRVLFAMIQDNISSVARELLFHHYEELKENKITREEMVKQMIILVGEKLLLETLKRLHYCPSLWYKSSVEVASSDPARTAAEDRLLDKTTGNCSLTTSVIHAPNAVAENSTNLCAKGCDAPAIGTIPKGYNSLVPKAVPETSSSANAIYRGSPNLEPKVRNPPIQTMLSGSSAPLHAKKQDPLVSRMPPIVHNGLVRMPSGKSTSLAAQVCNSVKPSTGPSGCASTNTSKRGGIFAPGISPMGSESLAPGIGPKGSESLVPSLALGNSKCAGVAGLSSAPRVTPKDKEFLSLSIASHHPIKVHDGTSGAARPVHTPTPGHGNPKSLATEACDPLSLSIAPKAHDPAASSKEPKDNASPIAGMVPESQHSQAPSVATKGYNAPTPITKEPKEQHLQSVANSQSSGPDVDASSSNVTRAADTLVALSTLREKGK, encoded by the exons ATGGCATCACCACAAGAATCCAGTTCCTTGTGCTTGAAGCGCAAGCTTGTTGATGACTGCCTGTCAAAAGACTGCAAGTCTCGTCGTGTCAAAACTGAGGATGGACCGTCATCTGATTCATCTGCCAAGCGCTGCAAATGCTGCTGCACTCGACCTAACCTTGCTAGTGACTGTGTCAATTACCTAAAAAGTGGAGTGCCTAGCCGTGTTATGTTTTATAAACAGGGTTCCTGGCACAATTTTCCTGAGCAGATAATGAAGTCTCTCATTGAAGAATTTAGAGGCAATAAATCCAGTGTTGTTGCTGTGATGGAAGAGGAGCCTGTTCTTGTTGATTTCTTGTCAATGACCATGGTCAACCTAAAATCTAGAAAGCAGCGGTCTGTGGCATGGTTCGATGACACTGGGAAGTGCTTTTATCCTTCTCTATTCTTTGATGAGGAAGCTGATGAAGCGGCTAAAGAAGGTGGTGATTTTGAGGGTGCCACACAGGGAATAATGTTGGATAAGGTTGCAAATTCTCCACCAGAAGTGGTGAAGCAAGTTGTCCTTGAATCTAGTCCTCCTGTTCCACAGAAGCCTTCCACTGCAGATATATTACGCAAGAAGATAGCATCTGTGGAACGAGGCAGTGAAGGCTTTCTTTTTGCACAGGACCTTTTCCTCTCTGGCATGGGTCCATTTGCAACACTGAATAACATACTGCACATCCACCGATACTCTCCAAATGATATCACTGCACAGTGTAGACTTCaagcttttgaaaaacaaatgatgtcCACCAAGGAAGAACGTGGTGATGCAAATGTAAGGTATGGATGGCTGGGTTCTAGGAAGAATGACATAGTTAGGATTCTTATTAATGGTTTTGGTAGCAATGGAAAACCTGCTGAGAAGGCAGGATTGAGTGCTGGTGTTTATCTTTCACCGGAAGACCGAGCATTTTCTAG TGTTGGTCTTTGTGATGTTGACGAAAAAGGAGTACAGTATATGTTGTTGTGCCGGTTGATATTGGGCAACATGGAAGCTGTCATGCCTGGATCACAAGATTCTTTTCCAAGCAGTGAGATATATGATTCTGGTGTTGATGATTGCTCAAACCCAAAGTGCTACGTCATGTGGCCATCTCATCTTAGCACCCATATTCGTTTAGAATATCTTGTTAGTTTCAGGCTTTCCTCAAAAGTTCGAA ATTATTTACTTGGCTTGAAGGGTTTATGGTTTCACCCATCACCGAAGGAAGTTGCGGTGGATATTTCTACTCTTGTACCT ATAATGAGCGAAACTGCTGAGGGACCAACATCCCCTTGGATATCCTTCAGAGTTCTTTTTGCCATGATTCAAGACAATATATCATCTGTAGCAAGGGAATTGCTCTTCCATCATTATGAAGAGTTGAAG gaaaacaaaataactcGTGAGGAGATGGTAAAGCAGATGATAATATTGGTTGGAGAGAAGTTACTTTTGGAAACCTTGAAGAGGCTTCATTACTGT CCATCATTATGGTATAAGTCTTCAGTCGAAGTAGCATCTTCTGATCCTGCAAGGACGGCTGCAGAAGACAGGCTCTTGGATAAAACAACTGGGAATTGTTCATTAACTACTAGTGTAATACATGCCCCAAATGCGGTAGCTGAAAACAGCACCAATCTTTGCGCCAAAGGATGTGATGCTCCTGCAATAGGTACGATTCCAAAGGGCTACAATTCTCTGGTACCAAAAGCTGTGCCGGAAACTTCTAGTTCTGCCAATGCTATATACAGGGGTTCTCCAAATCTGGAACCCAAAGTGAGGAATCCTCCAATACAAACCATGTTATCAGGAAGCAGTGCTCCACTTCATGCCAAAAAGCAAGATCCATTGGTATCAAGAATGCCTCCTATAGTTCATAATGGCCTTGTAAGGATGCCATCTGGAAAATCAACTTCTCTTGCAGCACAAGTTTGCAATTCTGTTAAGCCAAGCACAGGCCCTTCAGGTTGTGCTTCTACTAATACCTCTAAAAGAGGTGGGATTTTTGCTCCAGGTATCAGTCCAATGGGCAGTGAATCGCTTGCTCCAGGTATTGGTCCAAAGGGCAGTGAATCGCTTGTTCCTAGCTTGGCATTGGGAAACTCCAAATGTGCAGGTGTTGCAGGTCTGAGTTCTGCACCAAGAGTAACACCTAAAGATAAGGAATTTCTTTCATTGAGTATTGCATCGCACCACCCAATTAAAGTCCATGATGGGACGTCAGGTGCCGCACGTCCAGTCCATACACCAACACCAG GGCATGGAAATCCTAAATCTTTGGCTACCGAGGCCTGTGATCCTCTATCTCTGAGTATTGCACCGAAAGCCCATGACCCTGCAGCATCAAGTAAGGAGCCCAAGGACAATGCATCTCCAATAGCAGGCATGGTGCCAGAAAGCCAGCACTCTCAAGCTCCTAGTGTGGCCACCAAGGGGTATAATGCTCCCACACCGA TAACTAAGGAACCAAAGGAGCAGCATTTGCAGAGCGTAGCGAACAGTCAGTCGTCAGGGCCAGACGTTGATGCTAGCAGCAGCAATGTCACTCGGGCAGCTGATACCCTAGTTGCCCTATCAACTCTTCGAGAGAAGGGCAAGTAG
- the LOC102712628 gene encoding inactive poly [ADP-ribose] polymerase RCD1-like isoform X2 — translation MASPQESSSLCLKRKLVDDCLSKDCKSRRVKTEDGPSSDSSAKRCKCCCTRPNLASDCVNYLKSGVPSRVMFYKQGSWHNFPEQIMKSLIEEFRGNKSSVVAVMEEEPVLVDFLSMTMVNLKSRKQRSVAWFDDTGKCFYPSLFFDEEADEAAKEGGDFEGATQGIMLDKVANSPPEVVKQVVLESSPPVPQKPSTADILRKKIASVERGSEGFLFAQDLFLSGMGPFATLNNILHIHRYSPNDITAQCRLQAFEKQMMSTKEERGDANVRYGWLGSRKNDIVRILINGFGSNGKPAEKAGLSAGVYLSPEDRAFSSVGLCDVDEKGVQYMLLCRLILGNMEAVMPGSQDSFPSSEIYDSGVDDCSNPKCYVMWPSHLSTHIRLEYLVSFRLSSKVRNYLLGLKGLWFHPSPKEVAVDISTLVPIMSETAEGPTSPWISFRVLFAMIQDNISSVARELLFHHYEELKENKITREEMVKQMIILVGEKLLLETLKRLHYCPSLWYKSSVEVASSDPARTAAEDRLLDKTTGNCSLTTSVIHAPNAVAENSTNLCAKGCDAPAIGTIPKGYNSLVPKAVPETSSSANAIYRGSPNLEPKVRNPPIQTMLSGSSAPLHAKKQDPLVSRMPPIVHNGLVRMPSGKSTSLAAQVCNSVKPSTGPSGCASTNTSKRGGIFAPGISPMGSESLAPGIGPKGSESLVPSLALGNSKCAGVAGLSSAPRVTPKDKEFLSLSIASHHPIKVHDGTSGAARPVHTPTPGHGNPKSLATEACDPLSLSIAPKAHDPAASSKEPKDNASPIAGMVPESQHSQAPSVATKGN, via the exons ATGGCATCACCACAAGAATCCAGTTCCTTGTGCTTGAAGCGCAAGCTTGTTGATGACTGCCTGTCAAAAGACTGCAAGTCTCGTCGTGTCAAAACTGAGGATGGACCGTCATCTGATTCATCTGCCAAGCGCTGCAAATGCTGCTGCACTCGACCTAACCTTGCTAGTGACTGTGTCAATTACCTAAAAAGTGGAGTGCCTAGCCGTGTTATGTTTTATAAACAGGGTTCCTGGCACAATTTTCCTGAGCAGATAATGAAGTCTCTCATTGAAGAATTTAGAGGCAATAAATCCAGTGTTGTTGCTGTGATGGAAGAGGAGCCTGTTCTTGTTGATTTCTTGTCAATGACCATGGTCAACCTAAAATCTAGAAAGCAGCGGTCTGTGGCATGGTTCGATGACACTGGGAAGTGCTTTTATCCTTCTCTATTCTTTGATGAGGAAGCTGATGAAGCGGCTAAAGAAGGTGGTGATTTTGAGGGTGCCACACAGGGAATAATGTTGGATAAGGTTGCAAATTCTCCACCAGAAGTGGTGAAGCAAGTTGTCCTTGAATCTAGTCCTCCTGTTCCACAGAAGCCTTCCACTGCAGATATATTACGCAAGAAGATAGCATCTGTGGAACGAGGCAGTGAAGGCTTTCTTTTTGCACAGGACCTTTTCCTCTCTGGCATGGGTCCATTTGCAACACTGAATAACATACTGCACATCCACCGATACTCTCCAAATGATATCACTGCACAGTGTAGACTTCaagcttttgaaaaacaaatgatgtcCACCAAGGAAGAACGTGGTGATGCAAATGTAAGGTATGGATGGCTGGGTTCTAGGAAGAATGACATAGTTAGGATTCTTATTAATGGTTTTGGTAGCAATGGAAAACCTGCTGAGAAGGCAGGATTGAGTGCTGGTGTTTATCTTTCACCGGAAGACCGAGCATTTTCTAG TGTTGGTCTTTGTGATGTTGACGAAAAAGGAGTACAGTATATGTTGTTGTGCCGGTTGATATTGGGCAACATGGAAGCTGTCATGCCTGGATCACAAGATTCTTTTCCAAGCAGTGAGATATATGATTCTGGTGTTGATGATTGCTCAAACCCAAAGTGCTACGTCATGTGGCCATCTCATCTTAGCACCCATATTCGTTTAGAATATCTTGTTAGTTTCAGGCTTTCCTCAAAAGTTCGAA ATTATTTACTTGGCTTGAAGGGTTTATGGTTTCACCCATCACCGAAGGAAGTTGCGGTGGATATTTCTACTCTTGTACCT ATAATGAGCGAAACTGCTGAGGGACCAACATCCCCTTGGATATCCTTCAGAGTTCTTTTTGCCATGATTCAAGACAATATATCATCTGTAGCAAGGGAATTGCTCTTCCATCATTATGAAGAGTTGAAG gaaaacaaaataactcGTGAGGAGATGGTAAAGCAGATGATAATATTGGTTGGAGAGAAGTTACTTTTGGAAACCTTGAAGAGGCTTCATTACTGT CCATCATTATGGTATAAGTCTTCAGTCGAAGTAGCATCTTCTGATCCTGCAAGGACGGCTGCAGAAGACAGGCTCTTGGATAAAACAACTGGGAATTGTTCATTAACTACTAGTGTAATACATGCCCCAAATGCGGTAGCTGAAAACAGCACCAATCTTTGCGCCAAAGGATGTGATGCTCCTGCAATAGGTACGATTCCAAAGGGCTACAATTCTCTGGTACCAAAAGCTGTGCCGGAAACTTCTAGTTCTGCCAATGCTATATACAGGGGTTCTCCAAATCTGGAACCCAAAGTGAGGAATCCTCCAATACAAACCATGTTATCAGGAAGCAGTGCTCCACTTCATGCCAAAAAGCAAGATCCATTGGTATCAAGAATGCCTCCTATAGTTCATAATGGCCTTGTAAGGATGCCATCTGGAAAATCAACTTCTCTTGCAGCACAAGTTTGCAATTCTGTTAAGCCAAGCACAGGCCCTTCAGGTTGTGCTTCTACTAATACCTCTAAAAGAGGTGGGATTTTTGCTCCAGGTATCAGTCCAATGGGCAGTGAATCGCTTGCTCCAGGTATTGGTCCAAAGGGCAGTGAATCGCTTGTTCCTAGCTTGGCATTGGGAAACTCCAAATGTGCAGGTGTTGCAGGTCTGAGTTCTGCACCAAGAGTAACACCTAAAGATAAGGAATTTCTTTCATTGAGTATTGCATCGCACCACCCAATTAAAGTCCATGATGGGACGTCAGGTGCCGCACGTCCAGTCCATACACCAACACCAG GGCATGGAAATCCTAAATCTTTGGCTACCGAGGCCTGTGATCCTCTATCTCTGAGTATTGCACCGAAAGCCCATGACCCTGCAGCATCAAGTAAGGAGCCCAAGGACAATGCATCTCCAATAGCAGGCATGGTGCCAGAAAGCCAGCACTCTCAAGCTCCTAGTGTGGCCACCAAGGG TAACTAA
- the LOC102713073 gene encoding uncharacterized protein LOC102713073: MEEGSLQGQMTSMDKAANVVLDIEGLPQQPDKCCTGSPKMTRALSRKGSNRMERRSGEEQEQDDLVKKLIIKVVPSQLEQLKMPLVQNKLVAPQSQCAACAPILTDSGEGRNKKFNRLTSIHPRKILLFFATLSSVGTMILIYFTLAINGGKAEA; this comes from the exons ATGGAGGAAGGCTCACTGCAG GGCCAGATGACAAGCATGGACAAGGCAGCAAATGTGGTATTGGATATTGAAGGTCTGCCTCAACAACCTGATAAATGCTGCACTGGAAGTCCAAAAATGACT AGAGCCCTGTCTCGCAAGGGCTCAAATCGCATGGAAAGGAGGAGCGGTGAAGAGCAGGAGCAGGATGACttggtgaaaaaacttatCATTAAAG TTGTACCTTCTCAGTTGGAGCAGCTTAAGATGCCGCTGGTACAGAACAAATTGGTCGCTCCACAATCACAATGTGCGGCCTGTGCACCTATTCTAACCGACTCCGGGGAAGGAAGGAACAAGAAGTTTAATCGACTCACTTCGATTCACCCGCGGAAAATTCTACTCTTCTTTGCAACTCT ATCGAGTGTGGGAACGATGATACTGATATACTTCACGCTCGCCATTAACGGTGGCAAAGCAGAGGCTTAG